GGTGGGTATGCAAGCATTGCAGATTTTTTATTATATGGGATGAATTCCATGCAGAGATTACTTGATGACaatgattttttatttcttttggtttgCAGAAAATTGTGTTGAATGCAGAAATTAACTGCGAGAAATGCAGGAGAGAGGCATATGAAGCAATTTCTAACGTTGAAGGTACAAAAGTATTTACATATTAAAACATTTCTGTATTGTTAGTTTTCTCATTAAGAAACGATGGGATTGGGAGACAGATTATTAGATTTCCGAAGTTTTTAGTTAGATTCACTTTACAGATTAAGTTGTAGATCATATTAGATTGCTTGAGGGTTTTATTTTACTTTCAATAGTTCTTTTCATTTATACTTGAGGAGAGACTAGTTAATGAGGTAATATCTACACAAAAAGCTGACCGATCTATGTTTTTGGGTGAGGTTTTACAGATTGAATATTagttttatcttcttctttggtatttaatttcaatttattttttatttttttatattatattgagaAATTAGTTTTTCCAAAGGGTCCAAATTTTTCTATAAATATGATTTAGATAAGTATGAGATTGAACAAAGAGCAGTGCGAAAGATAGGGTAGTTGAGGTACAATTGCAACATTGCAACAACAAACAAGCATCATGATTGATAGAAACATTTCATAAATCCAATCTAAAATCTTCTCATCTTTATGTCAAATCAAATTTAGGTAGAAGTGTCTTGTCTAATTTTAGAAAAGGAATTATATTAATAGTTTTTTTATAGATCAATTTCTACAACTTTTTATTATATGGGTAAAACAAAGTTTtgaaggggttatagaacactttATAACACATTAATCAATACAAAAGTCAGTCAACAACAAAAATACAATCAAGCTACCTCACAACAACAATCCCACTAAAAGAGTCAAATCACAAATAAACAACATTTAGAATTTGAATAGTGACTGACGTCTTTCTAGCCATCCTCGCACCCTTAACCCAAAAATGGAACTTTAAAACAGATTTAGGAAAACCTCTCTTCCTTCATTGAACAATCATCCAAGATACATCATTTGTAAAATCGACTAATTTCTATGGTTGAtgatgttaaaataaaatattttttaaaaatttatgtttaatttttaattgacatttcagatcacactcaatGATCTATCATTAGAAAAATGAAAGAATAGATCATAAAGTGTGATCCaaactatttttgaaaaatttacaCATAATCTTTATCATAAACACTCTAATTTAACATTTTCTTATTTCCAAGTAAAAAAGACTTCGTCAACACCTCATAAGAATAATTGACATACATTTCTTATTGTTTAGAAGTgattaaaagatatttttcttcAAATTGACTCCTATTATTCATAAGAACTATATCTTAAAAGTCCCCAAATTCTATCATGTCCACACAAAAACCATAAAATTTCATCCTATTTCAAAAAGGTCTTCATAGTCATTGTACAAAAAATTGAGCAATTGAATTGTAAATGAATTATTAAATAATACATCTATCTTTATTCTTACAAGGTTAAATAAGTAAGAATGAAATAGAAATTATTACAATGATCATAAATAATATCTATTTTGTACATTTTTTCTCCTATCTAATAaatcttttgatatttttgtaaGGTGTTGAGTCAGTGACCATTGACATTAAGGAGAGAAAGGTTACAGTTATTGGAGATGCAGATCCTGCATGCTTGACAATGGAACTCAGAAGGGTTGGATGGGTAAAGCTAGTGAGTGTGAGTCCTCATGTCCAAGAGAATAAAAAGGTTGTGATAATGGAGGATAAAAAAGATTCAAAAGAGAGTAAAAATGGTTCTAAAAAGGAGGATAAAATTCCTTCTCCAAAGGAGGATAAAAAGGATTCAAAAGATAGTAAAAATGGTCCTAAAAAGGAGGATAAAAAGCCTTCTCCAAAGGAAGAAAAAAAGGATTCAAAAGATAGTAAAAATGGTTCTAAAAAGGAGGATAAAAAGCCTTCTCCAAAGGAAGAAAAAAAGGATTCAAAAGAAGCTAAAAATGGTTCTAAAAAGGAAGATAAAAAGTCTTCTTCAAAGGAGGATAGCAAGAATTCAAAGGAGGGTAAAAATGGTTCTCAAAAGGAGGATAAAAAGGATTCAAAAGGCGGTAAAAATGGTTCTAAAAAGGAGGATAAAATGGATTTCACAAACATGGGTCAAACACATCATATGGAATGCACAAACATGGGTCAAGAACAagatataaacatatatatgcaAGGAATACCAGAAGAACAAAGAAATTATACTCAGACATTGGTGATTGGGGGAAGCTGCAACCTTGGGGGAAGTTGCAACCATTGTGAAGACATATATATCTTAAGTGATGAGAATCCAAATGCATGTTCTATTTGCTAGGTAGGGTATTTGCATTACTTTCTTATTCAAGGGAAGACAATTATCAAAGTAAGTTCTATAAACATCATGAACtagtttggaaatatttttgatatatatatttttaatttgtctttgtagttaatgacaacaagttattattattatgttcaaagaatttttatctaGGAAAAATTCTTGTAACTTATCATGTAAG
The nucleotide sequence above comes from Cryptomeria japonica chromosome 11, Sugi_1.0, whole genome shotgun sequence. Encoded proteins:
- the LOC131035161 gene encoding uncharacterized protein LOC131035161, translated to MKKIVLNAEINCEKCRREAYEAISNVEGVESVTIDIKERKVTVIGDADPACLTMELRRVGWVKLVSVSPHVQENKKVVIMEDKKDSKESKNGSKKEDKIPSPKEDKKDSKDSKNGPKKEDKKPSPKEEKKDSKDSKNGSKKEDKKPSPKEEKKDSKEAKNGSKKEDKKSSSKEDSKNSKEGKNGSQKEDKKDSKGGKNGSKKEDKMDFTNMGQTHHMECTNMGQEQDINIYMQGIPEEQRNYTQTLVIGGSCNLGGSCNHCEDIYILSDENPNACSIC